A genomic segment from Streptomyces antibioticus encodes:
- a CDS encoding protease inhibitor, translating to MRNTARWAATLGLTAAAVCGPLTGSALAAPAAAPASLYAPSALVLTMGHGESAATVNAARAVTLNCAPGASGTHPAPALACAELRAAGGDLELLAGSTSGRVCTKQYDPVVVTADGVWQGKRVSFERTFANECVKNAAVSTLFAF from the coding sequence ATGCGGAACACCGCGCGCTGGGCAGCGACTCTCGGCCTCACGGCCGCCGCCGTCTGCGGACCCCTCACCGGGTCCGCGCTCGCCGCCCCGGCCGCAGCACCGGCCTCGCTCTACGCCCCGTCGGCCCTGGTGCTCACCATGGGCCACGGCGAGAGCGCCGCCACCGTCAACGCGGCTCGTGCCGTCACCCTGAACTGCGCGCCCGGTGCCTCCGGCACCCACCCGGCACCGGCCCTGGCCTGTGCCGAACTGCGCGCCGCGGGAGGCGACCTGGAGCTGCTGGCGGGGAGCACGAGCGGCAGGGTGTGTACCAAGCAGTACGACCCCGTCGTCGTCACCGCCGACGGAGTGTGGCAGGGCAAGCGCGTCTCCTTCGAGCGCACCTTCGCCAACGAATGCGTGAAGAACGCTGCCGTGAGCACGCTCTTCGCGTTCTGA
- a CDS encoding NHLP bacteriocin export ABC transporter permease/ATPase subunit, with protein MTDVRQQGDQVLAALGQSGVRVDCAGLARLDLAGPQVLWLVVSGALDLFAVDVAEQGHWHHLGRLEAGALLLGPVTGARHTLVARPSRDCVVHRIGLRELYRQADTGTWAHDAYGPYDSYGAPQYVPPASSPLEYALALGVGRALSVLFQAPTATGESGAAELTDDDVFWMPVPPGSVRYGSLYGPEAAADLLMDPAVWQSMVDQQYRLLTTLDRWIEQIERTHETRAAAGIEAGEAVRARADRTLLASIGRKAGPRSGRTTADDADATFAACRLVARAAGIALVEPSRSAADGDRPDDRLDPVERIAVASRVRTRAVRLDGRWWRDDVGPLVGRRALSGAPVALLWRRGGYVSVHPSTGRETPVEKANAAEFEPRAVMFYRPLPERRLGPLGLLRFSVRSTGGDLAHLLLSGLVTVAIGALVPVATGKVLGEYVPRAQEGLIAQVCVAVLIGALVAAVFTLLQNLTILRLEGRIEATLQPAVWDRLLRLPTAFFAERSTGELASAAMGISAIRRLLAGLGPSVAQSVTVGAMNLGLLLWYSVPLALAAVGMLVVVAAVFLGLGLWQVRWQRRLVVLSNKLNNQAFQTLRGLPKLRVAAAENYAYAAWAEEFARSRELQQRLGRIKNLSTVLGAVHLPLCSLLMFMLLSGPARGALSAADFLTFHTSVTMLLTAVTSLTGAFVAAVAALPLFEEIRPVLEAAPEVRAASTRPGPLSGALEARRLSFRYSDDGPLVLDDVSFAVRPGEFTAVVGPSGCGKSTLLRLLIGFDRPASGSVLYDGQDLSALDLAAVRRQCGVVLQHAQPFTSSIMDVISGTGSYPPEEVLAAAELAGLARDIERMPMGLHTIVAGSGSVSGGQRQRLMIAQALIRRPRILFFDEATSALDNDTQRTVIESTRKLNATRVVIAHRLSTVMDADRVIVMEHGRIVEQGPPAALLAAPDGRLRELVRRQLA; from the coding sequence ATGACCGACGTACGGCAGCAGGGCGACCAGGTGCTCGCCGCGCTCGGGCAGTCGGGCGTGCGCGTCGACTGCGCGGGCCTCGCCCGGCTCGACCTGGCGGGCCCCCAGGTGCTGTGGCTGGTGGTGTCCGGGGCGCTGGACCTGTTCGCGGTGGACGTCGCCGAGCAGGGGCACTGGCATCATCTGGGCCGGCTGGAGGCGGGCGCCCTGCTGCTCGGCCCGGTCACCGGCGCCCGGCACACGCTGGTGGCCCGCCCGTCCCGCGACTGCGTGGTGCACCGCATCGGCCTGCGCGAGCTGTACCGGCAGGCGGACACCGGGACCTGGGCCCACGACGCGTACGGCCCCTACGACTCCTACGGCGCGCCCCAGTACGTCCCACCGGCGTCGAGCCCGCTGGAGTACGCGCTCGCGCTCGGCGTGGGCCGCGCCCTGTCCGTCCTGTTCCAGGCGCCGACGGCCACCGGCGAGAGCGGCGCGGCGGAGCTGACCGACGACGACGTGTTCTGGATGCCGGTGCCGCCGGGCAGCGTGCGGTACGGGTCGCTGTACGGCCCGGAGGCGGCCGCCGATCTGCTGATGGACCCGGCGGTGTGGCAGAGCATGGTCGACCAGCAGTACCGGCTGCTGACCACGCTGGACCGGTGGATCGAGCAGATCGAACGGACCCACGAGACACGGGCCGCCGCCGGGATCGAGGCCGGTGAGGCGGTCCGGGCCCGGGCCGACCGCACGCTCCTCGCGTCCATCGGCCGCAAGGCGGGGCCGCGTTCCGGCCGGACGACCGCCGACGACGCGGACGCCACGTTCGCCGCGTGCCGGCTGGTGGCGCGGGCGGCCGGGATCGCCCTCGTCGAACCGTCCCGCAGTGCGGCGGACGGCGACCGGCCGGACGACCGGCTGGACCCGGTCGAGCGGATCGCCGTGGCCTCCCGGGTCCGCACCCGGGCGGTCCGGCTCGACGGGCGCTGGTGGCGCGACGACGTGGGTCCGCTGGTGGGCCGGCGGGCCCTGTCCGGGGCGCCGGTCGCGCTGCTGTGGCGGCGCGGCGGCTATGTGAGCGTCCATCCGTCGACGGGGCGCGAGACGCCCGTCGAGAAGGCCAACGCGGCGGAGTTCGAGCCGCGGGCCGTCATGTTCTACCGGCCGCTGCCCGAACGGCGGCTCGGTCCGCTCGGGCTGCTGCGGTTCAGTGTGCGGAGCACCGGCGGTGACCTGGCCCATCTGCTGCTGAGCGGGCTGGTGACGGTGGCGATCGGGGCGCTGGTGCCGGTCGCCACCGGAAAGGTGCTCGGCGAGTACGTGCCGAGGGCCCAGGAGGGGCTGATCGCGCAGGTGTGTGTGGCGGTGCTGATCGGCGCGCTGGTGGCGGCGGTGTTCACGCTCCTTCAGAACCTGACGATCCTGCGCCTGGAGGGCCGGATCGAGGCCACCCTGCAACCGGCCGTGTGGGACCGGCTGCTGAGACTGCCGACGGCCTTCTTCGCCGAGCGCTCGACCGGCGAACTGGCGAGCGCGGCCATGGGGATCAGCGCGATCCGCCGGCTCCTCGCGGGCCTGGGTCCCTCGGTGGCGCAGTCGGTGACGGTCGGCGCGATGAACCTGGGGCTGCTGCTCTGGTACAGCGTGCCGCTGGCGCTGGCGGCGGTCGGGATGCTGGTCGTCGTGGCGGCCGTGTTCCTGGGGCTCGGGCTGTGGCAGGTGCGCTGGCAGCGGCGGCTGGTGGTGCTCTCCAACAAGCTGAACAACCAGGCGTTCCAGACCCTGCGCGGGCTGCCGAAGCTACGGGTGGCGGCCGCCGAGAACTACGCCTACGCGGCCTGGGCCGAGGAGTTCGCGCGCAGCCGGGAGCTCCAGCAGCGGCTGGGCCGGATCAAGAACCTCAGCACGGTGCTCGGCGCGGTCCATCTGCCGCTGTGCTCCCTGCTGATGTTCATGCTGCTGTCCGGTCCGGCGCGGGGCGCGCTGTCGGCGGCGGACTTCCTCACCTTCCACACCTCGGTGACGATGCTGCTGACCGCGGTCACCTCGCTGACCGGCGCGTTCGTGGCGGCGGTGGCGGCGCTGCCGCTGTTCGAGGAGATCCGGCCGGTCCTGGAGGCGGCGCCCGAGGTGCGAGCCGCGAGCACCCGCCCGGGTCCGCTGTCGGGCGCGCTGGAGGCCCGTCGGCTGTCGTTCCGCTACTCCGACGACGGGCCGCTCGTCCTGGACGACGTGTCCTTCGCGGTGCGGCCGGGCGAGTTCACGGCCGTCGTCGGCCCGAGCGGCTGCGGCAAGTCGACCTTGCTGAGACTGCTGATCGGCTTCGACCGCCCCGCGTCGGGCAGTGTGCTCTACGACGGCCAGGACCTGTCCGCGCTGGACCTGGCGGCGGTGCGCCGGCAGTGCGGGGTGGTGCTCCAGCACGCCCAGCCCTTCACCAGTTCGATCATGGACGTCATCTCGGGGACCGGTTCGTATCCGCCGGAGGAGGTGCTGGCGGCAGCCGAACTGGCGGGGCTGGCGCGGGACATCGAGCGGATGCCGATGGGACTGCACACGATCGTCGCCGGCAGCGGTTCGGTCTCCGGGGGCCAGCGTCAGCGGCTGATGATCGCGCAGGCGCTGATCCGCCGGCCGCGCATCCTGTTCTTCGACGAGGCGACCAGCGCGCTGGACAACGACACCCAGCGCACGGTCATCGAGAGCACCCGCAAGCTGAACGCGACCCGTGTCGTGATCGCGCACCGGCTGTCGACGGTCATGGACGCCGACCGGGTGATCGTCATGGAACACGGCAGGATCGTCGAACAGGGCCCCCCGGCCGCACTGCTCGCCGCCCCGGACGGCCGGCTACGGGAGCTGGTACGGCGGCAGTTGGCGTAG
- a CDS encoding NHLP family bacteriocin export ABC transporter peptidase/permease/ATPase subunit has protein sequence MTAVRHDRRDRHEGRGRRRAAPTRRTTVPRSRVKTVRTPTVLQMEAVECGAASLAMVLAHYGRHVPLEELRIACGVSRDGSRAGNLLKAARGYGLTAKGMQMDLAALAAVRSPAILFWEFNHYVVYDGMGRRFGRRGVFVNDPGKGRRFVPMEDFDGSFTGVVLVLEPGEGFERGGRRPGVLGALPARLRGTAGTLPAAVLASLLLVVVGAAVPALSRTWIDTYLIGGQTSLLGTLFAAMGACVLLSLVLTWLQQANLHHGRIVSSTLSSARFLRHLLRLPVTFFSQRSPADLVQRLQSNDAVAETLARDLAAAGVDAVVVVLYAVLLYTYDPQLTFVGVGVALLNVVAMRVVVRMRATRTAKLRADSARLTNTAYTGLQLIETMKATGGEDAYFRKWAGQHATTLEEQQRLGVPSAWLGVVAPTLASLNSALILWIGGVRAIEGGISVGLLVAFQALVTRFTAPLTRLNGVAGRIQDFAADVARLKDVENFRADPLYDRPAGADGSTRRLRGLVELVDVTFGYSPLDKPLLSGFDLTVGPGQQVALVGGSGSGKSTVSRLISGLYAPWEGVIRIDGRRLDDIPRGALAASVSFVDQEVFLFEGTVRDNVALWDPSVPDEAVVAALRDAALYDIVTRRPGGIHSRVEQDGRNFSGGQRQRLEIARALVRRPSILVLDEVTSALDAETERVVMGNLRRRGCACVVIAHRLSTVRDSDEIVVLQHGTVVERGRHDDLVARGGAYAALVGER, from the coding sequence GTGACCGCCGTCCGACACGACCGACGCGACCGTCACGAGGGGCGCGGACGGCGCCGGGCCGCGCCGACCCGCCGCACGACCGTCCCCCGGAGCCGGGTGAAGACGGTCCGGACGCCCACCGTGCTCCAGATGGAGGCCGTCGAGTGCGGCGCGGCCTCGCTCGCCATGGTCCTCGCCCACTACGGCCGGCACGTCCCGCTGGAGGAGCTGCGCATCGCGTGCGGCGTCTCGCGGGACGGCTCACGCGCCGGCAACCTGCTGAAGGCGGCCCGCGGTTACGGGCTGACGGCCAAGGGCATGCAGATGGACCTGGCCGCGCTCGCGGCGGTGCGATCGCCCGCGATCCTGTTCTGGGAGTTCAACCACTACGTCGTCTACGACGGGATGGGCCGCCGTTTCGGACGCCGCGGGGTGTTCGTCAACGACCCCGGCAAGGGGCGGCGGTTCGTGCCGATGGAGGACTTCGACGGCAGCTTCACCGGGGTGGTCCTGGTGCTGGAACCCGGTGAGGGTTTCGAGCGGGGCGGCCGCCGCCCCGGGGTGCTGGGCGCACTGCCGGCCCGGCTGCGCGGCACCGCGGGCACCCTGCCGGCCGCCGTGCTGGCGAGCCTGCTGCTGGTCGTGGTGGGCGCCGCCGTACCGGCGTTGAGCCGGACCTGGATCGACACGTATCTGATCGGCGGTCAGACCTCGCTGCTGGGAACGCTGTTCGCGGCCATGGGCGCCTGCGTCCTGCTGTCCCTGGTGCTGACCTGGCTCCAGCAGGCCAATCTGCACCACGGCCGGATCGTCTCCTCGACGCTCTCCAGCGCCCGCTTCCTGCGGCATCTGCTGCGGCTGCCGGTCACCTTCTTCTCCCAGCGCAGCCCCGCCGACCTGGTCCAGCGTCTCCAGTCCAACGACGCCGTGGCCGAGACCCTCGCCCGGGACCTGGCGGCGGCGGGCGTGGACGCGGTCGTCGTCGTCCTGTACGCCGTGCTCCTCTACACCTACGACCCCCAACTGACCTTTGTCGGCGTCGGGGTGGCGCTGCTGAACGTCGTCGCCATGCGGGTCGTCGTACGGATGCGGGCGACACGCACGGCGAAACTGCGCGCCGACTCGGCGCGGCTCACCAACACGGCGTACACCGGGCTCCAGTTGATCGAGACGATGAAGGCGACCGGCGGTGAGGACGCCTACTTCCGCAAGTGGGCGGGGCAGCACGCGACCACGCTGGAGGAGCAGCAGCGGCTCGGGGTGCCGAGCGCCTGGCTGGGGGTGGTGGCGCCGACGCTGGCCTCGCTCAACAGCGCGCTGATCCTGTGGATCGGCGGGGTGCGGGCGATCGAGGGCGGTATCTCGGTGGGTCTGCTGGTCGCGTTCCAGGCGCTCGTCACCCGGTTCACCGCGCCGCTGACCCGGCTGAACGGGGTGGCGGGGCGGATCCAGGACTTCGCGGCGGACGTGGCGCGGCTGAAGGACGTGGAGAACTTCCGCGCCGATCCGCTCTACGACCGCCCGGCCGGTGCCGACGGCTCGACGCGCCGGCTGCGCGGCCTGGTGGAGCTGGTGGACGTCACGTTCGGCTACAGCCCGCTGGACAAGCCGCTGTTGTCCGGTTTCGACCTGACGGTCGGTCCGGGGCAGCAGGTGGCGCTGGTGGGCGGTTCGGGCAGCGGCAAGTCGACCGTGTCACGGCTGATCTCGGGCCTGTACGCGCCGTGGGAGGGGGTGATCCGGATCGACGGGCGGCGTCTGGACGACATTCCGCGCGGGGCGCTGGCCGCCTCCGTCTCCTTCGTGGACCAGGAGGTGTTCCTCTTCGAGGGCACGGTCCGCGACAACGTGGCGCTGTGGGATCCGTCCGTGCCGGACGAGGCGGTCGTGGCGGCGCTGCGCGACGCGGCCCTGTACGACATCGTGACGCGGCGTCCGGGCGGGATCCACAGCCGGGTCGAGCAGGACGGGCGGAACTTCTCGGGCGGCCAGCGCCAGCGGCTGGAGATCGCGCGGGCGCTGGTGCGCCGGCCGAGCATCCTGGTGCTGGACGAGGTGACGAGCGCGCTGGACGCGGAGACGGAACGGGTCGTCATGGGCAACCTGCGGCGGCGCGGCTGCGCCTGTGTGGTGATCGCGCACCGGCTGAGCACGGTCCGCGACAGCGACGAGATCGTCGTCCTCCAGCACGGCACGGTGGTCGAACGCGGGCGGCACGACGACCTCGTGGCGCGCGGCGGGGCGTACGCGGCGCTGGTCGGGGAGCGGTGA
- a CDS encoding HlyD family efflux transporter periplasmic adaptor subunit: MQFRQQALARLQSPEELDLPVRFARPQGWLVLSVTVVVMAAASVWAVTGSVSSTVDAPAVLTHGEGSYILQSPAAGQVTAVLAKEGERLPADAPVLKVRTADGEAVVRTVAAGRITALAATLGQIIATGANVAAVEKVADADDPLYATVYVPAQHAASVAEGAAVDLTVQTVPSQEYGVLRGHVKSVDRTAQSAQRIAAFLGDSGLGEQFTKDGRPVAVLVRLDPSPSTKSGYRWSSKDGPPYRLTSMTLASGAIRVAAQRPVDWLLP, encoded by the coding sequence GTGCAGTTCCGACAACAGGCCCTCGCCAGACTCCAGTCGCCGGAGGAGCTCGACCTTCCGGTGCGTTTCGCACGCCCGCAGGGCTGGCTGGTGCTGTCCGTGACCGTGGTCGTCATGGCGGCCGCGTCCGTGTGGGCGGTGACCGGTTCGGTCTCCTCCACGGTGGACGCGCCGGCCGTCCTCACCCACGGCGAGGGCAGCTACATCCTCCAGAGCCCGGCCGCCGGCCAGGTCACCGCCGTCCTCGCGAAGGAGGGCGAACGGCTGCCCGCCGACGCGCCCGTGCTGAAGGTGCGTACGGCCGACGGCGAGGCCGTGGTGCGCACGGTCGCCGCGGGGCGGATCACGGCACTGGCCGCCACCCTCGGCCAGATCATCGCCACCGGCGCGAACGTCGCCGCCGTCGAGAAGGTCGCCGACGCCGACGACCCGCTGTACGCCACGGTGTACGTGCCGGCGCAGCACGCCGCGTCGGTGGCGGAGGGCGCGGCGGTCGATCTGACCGTGCAGACCGTGCCGTCCCAGGAGTACGGCGTGCTGCGCGGCCATGTGAAGTCGGTGGACCGCACCGCCCAGTCGGCGCAGCGCATCGCCGCGTTCCTCGGCGACAGCGGGCTCGGCGAGCAGTTCACGAAGGACGGCCGCCCGGTGGCCGTCCTGGTCCGCCTCGATCCGTCGCCGTCGACGAAGAGCGGCTACCGCTGGTCCTCCAAGGACGGGCCGCCCTACCGGCTGACCTCCATGACCCTGGCCTCCGGCGCGATCCGGGTGGCCGCGCAGCGCCCGGTCGACTGGCTGCTGCCGTGA
- a CDS encoding S1 family peptidase: MSHKRVSKRKAVIAVGGVAALGAAAFLLPHANASQDGSGDAAAVKTLKAGDASDLASRLQELLGDAFAGSYYDAAQQQLVVNVIDVSGDKNNVIVQAQKAGAKVREVENSTAELKTAAQTLKARATIPGTSWAVDPRTNQILVTADSTVTGGKWDRLESTVQSLGSGVATIKKSAGTFKTFASGGDAIFAGGARCSLGFNVTAGDGSPAFLTAGHCGVAAEQWSDAQNGAPIATVDQATFPGDGDFALVKYDDPNTQAPSEVNLGQQTVQISGAADATVGTQVFRMGSTTGLSDGQVLGLDATVNYPEGTVTGLIQTNVCAEPGDSGGSLFTQDGLAIGLTSGGSGDCTVGGETFFQPVTTALQAVGATLGDGGAGAGGGLGADDQVGGEEAGAGAGAGAEEGAGADAGAGAGEEAGAGQEAGAGQEAGADDQAGADQQAGDAGGNGGGHGKARGGNGGNGAGAGGH; encoded by the coding sequence TTGAGTCACAAGCGAGTTTCGAAGCGCAAGGCCGTGATCGCGGTCGGCGGTGTGGCGGCGCTCGGAGCGGCGGCATTCCTGCTTCCCCACGCCAACGCCTCGCAGGACGGCTCGGGCGACGCCGCCGCGGTGAAGACCCTCAAGGCGGGCGACGCCTCGGATCTCGCCTCCCGGCTCCAGGAACTGCTCGGCGACGCCTTCGCCGGTTCGTACTACGACGCCGCGCAGCAGCAGCTCGTGGTCAATGTCATCGACGTCTCCGGCGACAAGAACAACGTCATCGTGCAGGCCCAGAAGGCCGGCGCCAAGGTCCGTGAGGTGGAGAACAGCACGGCCGAGCTGAAGACCGCGGCCCAGACCCTCAAGGCCCGCGCGACCATACCCGGCACCTCGTGGGCCGTCGATCCGCGCACCAACCAGATCCTGGTCACCGCCGACTCCACGGTCACCGGCGGCAAGTGGGACCGCCTGGAGTCCACCGTCCAGAGCCTCGGCTCGGGCGTGGCGACCATCAAGAAGTCGGCCGGCACCTTCAAGACCTTCGCCTCCGGCGGCGACGCCATCTTCGCCGGCGGGGCGCGCTGTTCCCTCGGCTTCAACGTGACCGCGGGCGACGGCTCCCCGGCCTTCCTGACGGCCGGTCACTGCGGTGTCGCGGCCGAGCAGTGGTCGGACGCGCAGAACGGCGCGCCGATCGCCACCGTCGACCAGGCGACCTTCCCCGGCGACGGCGACTTCGCACTCGTGAAGTACGACGACCCCAACACGCAGGCGCCGAGCGAGGTCAACCTCGGCCAGCAGACGGTGCAGATCAGCGGGGCCGCCGACGCGACCGTGGGCACCCAGGTCTTCCGGATGGGCAGCACCACCGGCCTGTCCGACGGTCAGGTGCTCGGACTCGACGCCACCGTGAACTACCCCGAGGGCACGGTCACCGGCCTCATCCAGACCAACGTGTGCGCCGAGCCCGGCGACAGCGGCGGTTCCCTGTTCACCCAGGACGGTCTGGCGATCGGTCTGACCTCCGGCGGCAGCGGTGACTGCACGGTGGGCGGCGAGACGTTCTTCCAGCCGGTGACCACCGCCCTCCAGGCGGTCGGCGCGACCCTCGGCGACGGCGGCGCGGGCGCGGGCGGCGGCCTCGGTGCCGACGACCAGGTCGGCGGCGAGGAGGCCGGTGCGGGCGCGGGCGCCGGTGCGGAGGAAGGCGCGGGTGCCGACGCCGGTGCCGGTGCCGGTGAAGAGGCCGGCGCGGGCCAGGAGGCGGGCGCGGGCCAGGAGGCCGGTGCCGACGACCAGGCCGGTGCGGACCAGCAGGCCGGCGACGCGGGCGGCAACGGCGGCGGCCACGGCAAGGCACGCGGCGGCAACGGCGGCAACGGCGCCGGTGCGGGCGGGCACTGA